A stretch of the Paramormyrops kingsleyae isolate MSU_618 unplaced genomic scaffold, PKINGS_0.4 ups212, whole genome shotgun sequence genome encodes the following:
- the LOC140587400 gene encoding gap junction gamma-1 protein-like: MSWTFLTRLLDEISKHSTFVGKIWLTVLIIFRIVLTVVGGESIYHDEQSKFSCNTAQPGCENVCYDAFAPLSHVRFWTFQVILITAPSIMYLGFAMHKIARMDDVDYRPRHRRRAALIHRDATEDDGEEDPMITVEKEPEKKVKKGRVPEKRHDGRRRIKRDGLMKVYVLQLLSRVTFEVGFLVGQYVLYGFEVPASYMCSRGPCPHTVDCFISRPTEKTIFLLVMYGVSLLCLLLTVLEILHLLVSSVCDCLQHKRPIVAAHRSTPCFRAASAPPEYLMALKKGCIRKPHILQDSGHESLSYEAPSHELERLRRHLKLAQQHLDLAYQHQEASPSRSSSPESNGTAAEQNRLNFAQEKRRGPCDKGIRA; encoded by the exons ATGAGCTGGACCTTCCTGACACGCCTGCTGGATGAGATCTCCAAGCATTCTACCTTCGTGGGCAAGATCTGGCTGACAGTGCTGATCATCTTCCGCATTGTGCTGACTGTGGTAGGGGGCGAGTCCATCTACCACGATGAGCAGAGCAAGTTCAGCTGCAACACTGCGCAGCCAGGCTGCGAGAATGTCTGCTACGATGCCTTTGCGCCTCTGTCGCACGTGCGTTTCTGGACCTTCCAGGTGATCCTCATCACCGCCCCCAGCATCATGTACCTGGGATTCGCCATGCACAAGATCGCCCGCATGGATGATGTCGACTACAGACCACGGCATCGGCGCAGGGCAGCACTGATCCACCGGGATGCCACCGAGGACGATGGTGAGGAGGACCCCATGATTACTGTAGAGAAGGAGCCTGAGAAGAAGGTGAAGAAGGGCAGGGTGCCTGAGAAGCGGCATGATGGGCGGCGGAGGATCAAGCGGGACGGGCTTATGAAGGTCTAtgtgctgcagctgctgtcccGCGTCACCTTTGAGGTAGGCTTCCTGGTGGGCCAGTATGTACTGTACGGCTTTGAGGTGCCTGCCTCTTACATGTGCAGCCGTGGGCCTTGCCCCCACACCGTGGACTGCTTCATCTCCAGGCCCACAGAAAAGACCATCTTTCTGCTGGTCATGTATGGCGtcagcctgctctgcctgctgcTAACCGTGCTGGAGATCCTGCACCTGCTCGTGAGCAGTGTCTGTGACTGCTTACAGCACAAGCGCCCCATAGTGGCTGCCCACCGGTCCACACCATGCTTTCGGGCTGCCTCTGCACCACCAGAGTACCTGATGGCCCTGAAGAAGGGCTGTATTCGGAAACCACACATTCTGCAGGACTCAGGTCACGAGTCTCTGAGCTACGAGGCGCCATCCCATGAGCTGGAGCGCCTGCGCCGCCACCTGAAGCTAGCTCAGCAGCACCTGGACCTGGCCTACCAGCACCAAGAGGCAAGCCCATCTCGCAGCAGCAGCCCTGAGTCCAACGGCACTGCTGCTGAGCAGAACCGCCTCAACTTTGCGCAGGAGAAGAGGCGGGGGCCCTGTGACAAAG GTATCAGAGCATAG
- the LOC140587401 gene encoding uncharacterized protein, whose translation LIHLHTCTYSAHPASQATASSSPSTHPASQATASSSPSTHPASQATASSSVSTYPASQATASSSPSTHPASQATASSSPSTHPASQATASSSVSTYPASQATASSSPSTHLESQATASSSVSTYPDSQATASSSPSTHPASQATASSSPSTHLESQATASSSVSTYPASQATASSSPSTYPASQATASYSPSTHPASQATASSSPSTHPASQATASSSPSPHLESQATASSSVSTYPASQATASSSPSTYPASQATASYSPSTHPESQATASSSPSTHPESQATASSSPSTHPESHYCFILTLQPSRVSGYCFILTLHPSSISPHCFFHTF comes from the coding sequence TTGATTCATCTCCATACTTGTACATACAGTGCTCATCCAGCATCTCAGGCCACTGCTTCATCCTCACCCTCCACCCATCCAGCATCTCAGGCCACTGCTTCATCCTCACCCTCCACCCATCCAGCATCTCAGGCTACTGCTTCATCCTCAGTCTCCACCTATCCAGCTTCTCAGGCCACTGCTTCATCCTCACCCTCCACCCATCCAGCATCTCAGGCCACTGCTTCATCCTCACCCTCCACCCATCCAGCATCTCAGGCTACTGCTTCATCCTCAGTCTCCACCTATCCAGCTTCTCAGGCCACTGCTTCATCCTCACCCTCCACCCATCTAGAATCTCAGGCTACCGCTTCATCCTCAGTCTCCACCTATCCAGATTCTCAGGCCACTGCTTCATCCTCACCCTCCACCCATCCAGCATCTCAGGCCACTGCTTCATCCTCACCCTCCACCCATCTAGAATCTCAGGCTACTGCTTCATCCTCAGTCTCCACCTATCCAGCTTCTCAGGCCACTGCTTCATCCTCACCCTCCACCTATCCAGCATCTCAGGCCACTGCTTCATACTCACCCTCCACCCATCCAGCATCTCAGGCCACTGCTTCATCCTCACCCTCCACCCATCCAGCATCTCAGGCCACTGCTTCatcctcaccctccccccatctaGAATCTCAGGCTACTGCTTCATCCTCAGTCTCCACCTATCCAGCTTCTCAGGCCACTGCTTCATCCTCACCCTCCACCTATCCAGCATCTCAGGCCACTGCTTCATACTCACCCTCCACCCATCCAGAATCTCAGGCCACTGCTTCATCCTCACCCTCCACCCATCCAGAATCTCAGGCTACTGCTTCATCCTCACCCTCCACCCATCCAGAATCTCACTACTGCTTCATCCTCACCCTCCAGCCATCCAGAGTCTCAGGCTACTGCTTCATCCTCACCCTCCATCCATCAAGCATCTCACCCCACTGCTTCTTCCACACCTTCTGA